One genomic region from Thermodesulfobacteriota bacterium encodes:
- a CDS encoding acyl-CoA dehydratase activase has protein sequence MSDRLHLGIDVGSASANTVIMNDDKEVLLEEYTRTKGQPLETVARALTGVFSRFPVEGIKTVSFTGSGGGLLAKLLGANFTNEIIAQARAISFYHPEVRTVIEMGGEDSKLILLKNTPAGMEIEDFAMNTLCAAGTGSFLDQQASRLGLSIEEFSRLALESKAPPRIAGRCSVFAKSDMIHLQQEATPVYDIVAGLCYAMARNLKGNIGKGKKFHKPISFQGGVAANLGVRRAFTDILGLEKGELIIPRHFLSMGAVGAILLTLEDPAYVHKFQGLEPLLRFIGERKTDIRYHNPLHLADPEHKVPAGHIYKDPKVQKIKAFLGIDVGSISTNVVVIDEERRVLAKRYLMTAGRPLDAVKRGLKEIGEEIGNQVEIIGAGTTGSGRYLTGDFVGADIVVNEITAQATAAADIDPQVDTIFEIGGQDSKYISLQNGAIVDFQMNKVCAAGTGSFLEEQAEQLGISIRNEFGRLALESSTPVPLGERCTVFMKSDIVHYQQGGASRADLVSGLSYAIVQNYLNKVVEDRKIGKRIFYQGGTAANLGIVAAFEGVLDREITVPEHHEVTGAIGVAILAQRERTWEKGRFKGFMLSERNYTTDSFECAGCPNHCEIKKVSIEGERPLFYGSRCEKYDVDQRSDKGAHLPDLFKERDEWLFKSGEGVSKAGERGRVGIPRTLYMYELFPYWQAFFSALGFTVVLSEPTHKQMIHKGLEQIVSETCYPIKVAHGHVLNLIEKGVDFLFLPSIIEMKPKEDPFDHGFVCPYNQALPYIMQSAIDFSRQNIRVLQPVLRFGRESKDVRRILRKMVADLGISPFAVSRACRAAEEAQAEFYRRLEMRGREVLNSLAPDEKAVVIIGRPYTAYDPGINLNIARKLKKLGVLAIPMDFLPTDDIDVESARFMYWRYGQRILTAAELIRENPNLFAVCLTYFACGPDSFILPFFRERLRGKPYLEIEIDEHSADAGALTRLEAYLDSLKCVRPEPAKEEPSVIRKVGLEWRKIYLPPMADHAYAIAAAFEACGVESEVLPESDEETLQLGRKLTSSKECYPFILTTGDMAKMVQRTGFDPDHSAFFMPSGNGPCRFGQYHRFHRMILDSLGFPQVPIFAPNQDESFYDRLGMVGGNFTRLGWQGMVAVDLLEKKLRETRPYEKRKGQAGAVYRHALGQVCQAIKERKNLTSVLRQARKDFEGVALNGYREKPVLGIVGEIYIRSNKFSNENLVQQIEALGGEAWLPTISEWILYINFTAKRKSRREQGLKQFLRLAMEERFQLKDEHTLCAVFDGALRNSPEPSIPDILSYAQPYIDSSFEGEAVLSVGKAHDYLKKNVSGIVNVMPFTCMPGTIVSTILKRFREQNNNIPFLSISYDGQESTNTRTRLEAFMYQVNHYKARTMAS, from the coding sequence ATGAGTGATAGGCTACACTTAGGAATAGATGTCGGGTCAGCCAGCGCAAATACGGTCATCATGAATGATGATAAAGAGGTTCTCCTGGAGGAATATACCCGGACCAAGGGACAACCTCTGGAAACGGTGGCCCGTGCATTAACAGGCGTGTTTTCCCGCTTTCCTGTGGAGGGCATAAAGACCGTTTCGTTTACCGGATCAGGTGGCGGCCTCCTGGCCAAACTGTTAGGAGCTAACTTTACCAATGAAATTATTGCCCAGGCCCGGGCCATATCCTTTTACCATCCGGAAGTACGAACGGTAATCGAGATGGGCGGCGAGGATTCCAAACTGATTCTCCTGAAGAACACGCCCGCCGGCATGGAAATAGAAGACTTTGCCATGAACACCCTTTGCGCGGCGGGTACAGGGTCTTTCCTGGATCAACAGGCCTCGCGGCTCGGCCTGTCTATTGAGGAGTTCAGCCGCCTCGCCCTGGAATCAAAGGCCCCACCGCGCATTGCCGGCCGTTGCAGTGTCTTTGCCAAATCCGATATGATACATCTGCAGCAGGAAGCCACGCCGGTGTACGACATTGTCGCCGGCCTCTGCTACGCTATGGCCCGTAACCTGAAGGGTAACATCGGCAAGGGCAAAAAATTTCATAAGCCTATCTCCTTTCAGGGTGGGGTGGCCGCGAATCTGGGCGTACGCCGGGCCTTTACGGACATCCTGGGACTTGAAAAAGGAGAGCTGATCATACCCCGGCATTTCCTCTCCATGGGTGCTGTGGGCGCCATCCTCCTGACACTGGAAGACCCGGCTTATGTACATAAATTCCAGGGCCTGGAACCTCTTCTCAGGTTTATAGGGGAGAGAAAAACGGATATCCGGTATCATAATCCGTTACACCTGGCCGACCCGGAACATAAGGTGCCCGCGGGACACATCTATAAGGATCCAAAAGTCCAGAAAATCAAGGCGTTTCTGGGAATAGATGTGGGGTCCATAAGCACCAATGTAGTAGTGATCGATGAAGAGAGGCGGGTTCTGGCCAAACGCTACCTCATGACGGCCGGCCGGCCGCTCGATGCCGTCAAGCGGGGTCTGAAGGAGATAGGAGAGGAGATCGGCAACCAGGTGGAGATTATCGGGGCCGGGACCACGGGATCCGGGCGCTATCTCACCGGCGACTTTGTCGGAGCGGACATCGTCGTCAATGAAATCACTGCCCAGGCCACGGCGGCCGCTGATATTGACCCACAGGTGGATACTATTTTTGAAATAGGCGGGCAGGATTCAAAATATATAAGCCTGCAGAACGGAGCCATCGTTGATTTCCAGATGAACAAGGTCTGTGCGGCGGGAACCGGCTCTTTTCTGGAAGAACAGGCCGAGCAATTGGGTATCTCCATCCGGAATGAATTTGGCAGGCTTGCCCTTGAATCCTCAACGCCCGTCCCCCTGGGGGAAAGATGTACCGTCTTTATGAAATCGGATATAGTGCATTATCAACAGGGGGGCGCCTCCAGGGCTGACCTGGTATCCGGGCTTTCCTACGCCATAGTACAAAATTACCTGAATAAAGTCGTAGAAGACAGGAAGATCGGCAAGCGCATCTTTTATCAGGGCGGAACCGCGGCCAACCTGGGCATTGTGGCCGCCTTTGAAGGTGTCCTGGACCGGGAGATTACCGTTCCTGAGCACCATGAGGTAACCGGGGCTATAGGCGTAGCCATCCTGGCCCAGAGGGAACGAACCTGGGAAAAAGGCCGATTCAAGGGCTTTATGCTGAGCGAACGAAACTATACGACAGATTCCTTTGAGTGTGCTGGCTGCCCGAACCACTGCGAGATCAAAAAGGTATCTATTGAAGGTGAACGTCCGCTATTCTACGGCAGCCGCTGCGAAAAATATGATGTGGACCAGCGGTCGGATAAAGGCGCGCACCTCCCGGACCTGTTTAAAGAGAGGGATGAATGGCTTTTTAAATCCGGCGAGGGAGTATCTAAGGCGGGTGAACGGGGCCGGGTGGGTATCCCGCGCACCCTCTATATGTATGAACTTTTTCCGTACTGGCAGGCCTTTTTTTCGGCCTTGGGCTTTACTGTAGTCCTGTCCGAACCCACACACAAACAGATGATACACAAAGGCCTGGAGCAGATTGTGTCTGAGACCTGTTACCCTATAAAGGTAGCCCACGGGCACGTCCTCAATCTTATAGAAAAAGGCGTTGATTTCCTCTTCTTGCCCAGCATTATAGAGATGAAACCGAAAGAAGACCCCTTTGACCATGGGTTTGTCTGCCCGTACAACCAGGCCCTGCCCTATATTATGCAATCGGCTATCGACTTTAGCAGGCAAAATATACGGGTCTTGCAGCCGGTATTGCGATTTGGACGGGAGAGCAAAGATGTTCGCCGGATATTGCGCAAGATGGTTGCCGATCTGGGGATTTCTCCTTTCGCAGTATCCCGGGCCTGTCGTGCGGCAGAAGAGGCCCAGGCCGAGTTCTACCGCCGCCTCGAAATGCGCGGGCGGGAAGTCCTCAATTCCCTTGCCCCCGATGAAAAGGCTGTAGTCATAATCGGGCGTCCTTATACGGCATACGATCCGGGGATTAATCTCAATATCGCGCGTAAACTGAAAAAGTTGGGAGTCCTGGCCATTCCCATGGATTTTCTTCCTACAGACGATATAGATGTGGAATCAGCCCGGTTTATGTACTGGCGATACGGACAAAGAATCCTTACTGCCGCGGAGTTAATTCGGGAAAACCCCAACCTTTTTGCCGTATGCCTGACCTATTTTGCCTGTGGTCCGGATTCCTTTATCCTTCCCTTCTTTAGGGAAAGACTGCGCGGCAAGCCGTATCTGGAAATAGAGATAGATGAACATAGCGCCGATGCCGGCGCGTTGACCCGCCTAGAGGCTTATCTGGACAGCCTGAAGTGCGTAAGACCCGAGCCTGCTAAAGAAGAGCCTTCTGTAATTCGAAAAGTCGGGCTGGAATGGCGGAAGATTTATCTTCCACCGATGGCCGACCATGCCTATGCCATAGCCGCTGCATTTGAGGCCTGCGGAGTAGAATCCGAGGTTTTACCGGAGTCTGACGAGGAGACCTTGCAGTTGGGGCGCAAATTAACCTCCAGCAAGGAATGTTATCCCTTCATACTCACCACCGGGGACATGGCAAAGATGGTGCAGCGCACGGGTTTTGACCCTGACCATTCGGCCTTTTTCATGCCATCCGGAAACGGCCCTTGCCGTTTTGGCCAGTATCATCGGTTTCACCGTATGATTTTGGACTCTCTGGGGTTTCCCCAGGTGCCCATTTTTGCGCCCAATCAAGACGAAAGCTTTTACGACCGGCTGGGCATGGTTGGCGGTAATTTCACCCGCCTGGGATGGCAAGGTATGGTCGCTGTTGACCTTTTAGAAAAGAAACTGCGGGAAACCCGGCCATACGAAAAGCGAAAGGGACAGGCTGGGGCGGTCTATCGACATGCGCTTGGTCAGGTCTGCCAGGCTATAAAGGAAAGAAAAAATCTCACTTCGGTCTTGCGTCAGGCGCGGAAGGATTTTGAGGGTGTGGCCTTAAATGGCTACAGAGAAAAGCCGGTTTTAGGCATTGTCGGTGAGATATACATACGTTCTAATAAATTTTCTAACGAAAATCTTGTGCAGCAGATCGAGGCCTTGGGCGGTGAGGCCTGGCTGCCGACCATAAGCGAATGGATTCTTTATATTAATTTTACAGCCAAGAGAAAGAGCCGCCGTGAGCAGGGGCTCAAGCAATTTTTACGGTTGGCCATGGAAGAACGCTTCCAGCTCAAGGATGAACACACCCTTTGCGCGGTGTTTGACGGGGCCCTGCGGAATTCTCCGGAACCGAGCATACCGGATATCCTGTCTTACGCCCAGCCGTATATTGATTCTTCCTTTGAAGGCGAGGCCGTACTCAGCGTGGGCAAGGCCCATGACTATTTGAAGAAAAATGTCAGCGGAATAGTAAACGTCATGCCCTTTACCTGCATGCCGGGCACTATAGTCAGCACTATCTTAAAACGGTTCCGGGAGCAGAATAACAACATTCCTTTCTTAAGTATCTCCTACGACGGACAGGAGTCGACCAATACCCGCACCCGGTTAGAGGCCTTTATGTACCAGGTCAACCATTACAAGGCCAGGACCATGGCCTCATAA
- a CDS encoding Rne/Rng family ribonuclease, whose translation MSRKPGKKLIINAEASEECRIALVEDGKLEAFHIETIGHEVTRGNIYKSKVVSIEPSLQAAFIDYGGEKNGFLSLSEIHPEYYGVETPGEKGEKLRIQDLIEKGQEMLVQVVKEAAGQKGAALTTYLSLPGRYLVLLPGSSSAGVSRKIEDEEQRKKLKEIMKDFELPEGIGFIVRTASLETTKRELSKDLQYLLRLWKDIKDKGQTLPAPALIYKEEYLIIRSLRDYFSSDTCEILVDDKESFDRIRDFMRIISPRHYPLVKLYKDPGPIFSRYNLEAQIEKIYESKVNLPSGGSIVVNPTEALVAIDVNSSRSVREKEPEETAFKTNMEAAEEIARQLRLRDLGGLIVVDFIDMRQATHQRALEKGFRDSLKKDKAKIEIGKISKFGLLELTRQKIRSPIIMGSYKTCSHCQGRGIVRSVEAQAIAVLRRIQAGLSRGDVSGVQVRVPVDVAAYLLNRKRGELFHLETRRGMGINIDGQADLLPGEAHIEFSKTPT comes from the coding sequence ATGTCAAGGAAACCAGGAAAAAAGCTGATTATAAATGCAGAGGCCAGTGAGGAATGCCGGATAGCTTTAGTAGAAGACGGTAAGCTGGAGGCCTTTCATATCGAGACCATCGGCCATGAGGTTACCAGGGGCAACATATATAAGAGCAAGGTGGTATCCATTGAGCCCAGCCTCCAGGCGGCTTTTATAGATTACGGCGGAGAAAAAAACGGTTTCTTGTCCCTATCGGAGATCCATCCCGAATATTACGGGGTAGAGACGCCGGGTGAAAAGGGTGAAAAACTACGCATTCAAGACCTGATCGAAAAAGGGCAGGAGATGCTGGTGCAGGTGGTCAAGGAGGCGGCCGGGCAAAAAGGGGCGGCATTGACAACTTACCTATCCCTTCCCGGACGGTATTTGGTGCTCTTGCCCGGCAGTAGCAGCGCCGGGGTATCCCGTAAGATAGAAGACGAAGAACAGCGCAAAAAACTTAAGGAAATTATGAAGGATTTTGAGCTGCCGGAAGGTATTGGTTTTATCGTGCGTACAGCGAGCCTGGAAACCACCAAGAGGGAGCTGTCTAAAGATCTGCAATATCTCCTGCGCTTATGGAAAGACATAAAAGACAAAGGACAAACTCTGCCTGCCCCTGCCCTTATTTACAAGGAAGAGTATCTTATTATCCGGTCGTTACGTGATTATTTTTCTTCAGATACATGCGAGATACTGGTTGATGATAAGGAATCATTTGACCGGATACGTGATTTCATGCGCATCATCTCGCCGAGGCATTACCCGCTGGTAAAACTCTATAAGGATCCGGGGCCTATCTTTTCTCGTTATAATTTGGAGGCCCAGATTGAGAAGATATATGAATCCAAGGTAAACCTCCCGTCCGGTGGCTCGATAGTCGTAAATCCCACCGAGGCCTTGGTTGCTATTGATGTAAACTCGAGTCGCTCCGTGCGGGAAAAGGAACCGGAAGAAACGGCCTTTAAGACTAATATGGAGGCGGCAGAAGAGATTGCCAGGCAGCTCCGCCTAAGGGATCTGGGCGGTTTAATAGTTGTTGATTTTATAGATATGCGGCAGGCAACACATCAACGCGCTTTAGAAAAAGGGTTTCGCGATAGTCTGAAGAAGGATAAGGCTAAAATCGAGATCGGCAAGATATCCAAGTTCGGCCTCCTGGAATTAACGCGCCAGAAGATTCGCTCACCTATAATCATGGGCAGCTACAAAACATGCAGCCACTGCCAGGGGCGCGGTATAGTGCGTTCTGTTGAGGCCCAGGCCATAGCTGTCCTGCGCCGTATTCAGGCCGGCCTGAGTCGTGGCGATGTGAGTGGGGTTCAGGTCCGCGTCCCTGTAGATGTGGCCGCCTACCTGTTAAATAGAAAGCGCGGGGAACTTTTTCATCTGGAAACCCGGCGTGGCATGGGCATTAACATTGATGGTCAGGCCGATCTCTTGCCCGGAGAAGCCCATATAGAATTCAGCAAAACGCCCACTTGA
- a CDS encoding TIGR00730 family Rossman fold protein, whose amino-acid sequence MKISLSEKQYVIDSFTIKDSWRMFRIMAEFVDGFETLAETYPGVSVFGSARVTPGSQTYNMAENIARLLVESGFSVLTGGGPGVMEAANKGAAEAGGKSVGLNIQLPYEQKPNPYANIRLNFKYFFIRKVMFVKYAVAFVCLPGGFGTLDEFFEALTLIQTNRIRPFPVILVDSSYWKGLISWLDKRMCVDCMITPEDLKVFKVVDTAEEVVDVVKRTIIV is encoded by the coding sequence ATGAAAATAAGTCTTAGCGAGAAACAGTATGTTATCGATTCCTTCACGATTAAAGACTCATGGCGAATGTTTCGCATTATGGCTGAGTTCGTGGATGGGTTTGAAACCCTGGCCGAGACCTATCCCGGCGTTTCTGTTTTTGGTTCGGCCCGCGTAACTCCAGGTAGTCAGACTTATAATATGGCCGAGAATATAGCCCGTCTTCTGGTTGAAAGCGGTTTTTCCGTGCTTACCGGCGGGGGGCCCGGAGTGATGGAGGCGGCTAACAAGGGGGCCGCAGAGGCTGGAGGCAAATCGGTTGGACTAAATATACAACTCCCCTACGAGCAGAAACCGAATCCCTATGCCAACATAAGATTAAACTTCAAATATTTCTTCATCCGTAAGGTGATGTTTGTAAAATATGCAGTGGCCTTCGTCTGTCTGCCGGGTGGATTTGGCACCCTGGATGAGTTCTTTGAGGCCTTGACCCTGATTCAGACCAATCGCATCAGGCCGTTTCCGGTGATTTTGGTGGACAGTTCTTATTGGAAAGGCCTCATAAGTTGGCTGGATAAGCGTATGTGCGTTGATTGCATGATCACCCCCGAAGACCTGAAGGTTTTCAAGGTCGTGGATACGGCCGAAGAGGTTGTGGATGTTGTGAAGAGAACAATTATTGTATGA
- a CDS encoding complex I NDUFA9 subunit family protein, with amino-acid sequence MRRIYAEYDRDLRKLVSIKEKMKVFLTGGTGFVGNHLVNALLDNGYRVRCLIRPGSEKKLARRHDVELWPGGIFDGESRLAEGIEDCQAVIHLIGIIREFPRKGITFERMHYQATVQIVNATRTNGIKRYIHMSSLGTRPNARSRYHQTKYKAEEYVRRSGLDFTIFQPSVIFGPNDNFVNLFKQMMIKTPLVPVVGDGRYQIQPVDVHTVARAFTLSLKEEKTIGRVFQLPGRDRFTFNDILDMMARSLGKKIIKAHVPVWLVKTTAYFLEGLRAFPLTRDQITMLLEGNVGNDSTFYEEFGIAPIPFEAGIK; translated from the coding sequence TTGAGGCGTATTTACGCGGAATATGACCGGGACCTCCGAAAGCTGGTGTCTATTAAGGAAAAAATGAAGGTATTCCTGACCGGCGGAACGGGCTTTGTGGGCAATCATCTGGTGAATGCCCTGCTGGACAATGGATACCGGGTGCGCTGCCTGATACGGCCGGGTTCGGAGAAAAAATTAGCCAGAAGGCACGATGTTGAGCTTTGGCCGGGCGGCATATTTGACGGGGAAAGCCGGCTGGCTGAGGGGATAGAGGACTGCCAGGCGGTAATCCATCTAATCGGGATCATCCGGGAGTTTCCCCGTAAGGGCATCACCTTTGAAAGGATGCATTATCAGGCTACTGTTCAAATTGTGAACGCTACACGGACCAACGGCATCAAGCGCTATATCCACATGAGTTCCCTGGGCACGCGTCCCAATGCCCGCTCACGCTACCATCAAACCAAATATAAGGCTGAGGAATATGTCCGCCGGAGCGGCCTTGATTTTACCATATTTCAACCTTCCGTCATTTTCGGCCCGAACGATAATTTCGTCAATCTATTCAAGCAGATGATGATAAAGACGCCTTTGGTTCCGGTAGTCGGCGATGGTCGCTATCAGATACAACCCGTAGATGTCCACACGGTGGCCCGGGCCTTTACACTGTCCCTTAAAGAGGAAAAAACTATCGGGAGGGTGTTTCAATTACCGGGGCGGGATCGGTTCACATTTAATGACATCCTGGATATGATGGCCCGGAGCTTGGGTAAGAAGATTATAAAAGCGCACGTGCCGGTCTGGCTGGTAAAAACTACAGCCTACTTCCTGGAAGGTCTGCGGGCTTTCCCCCTGACACGGGATCAGATTACTATGTTGCTGGAAGGAAATGTTGGAAACGACAGCACCTTCTATGAGGAGTTCGGCATTGCGCCTATTCCTTTTGAGGCGGGGATCAAATAA
- a CDS encoding ATP-binding protein — translation MLNNVNVLEILSKWNSWDRTSVESGVPRQITGEISDYLDSPEVIVLKGVRRSGKSTIMFQVMNALMARGISSKSILYINFEEPFFAEHRRPDVFERLFNAYREEINPTGRVYVFLDEVQEIPMWEKWVRTKADLKEAKIFVTGSSSKLLGTEFSTLLTGRNISFTVFPLAFREFLSFKGFDDFSDPVRLLKHKPLVKNLLREYMQFGGFPEVVLRDRPEAKEKLLKQYFEDILYKDVVWRYQIRDVATLKNIALLCMANISNLFSYNKIKNALGVPLDVVRSYSGYMGEAYLIKEVLKHSFKVKEQLRNPKKIYAVDMGLRNAVSYRFSEDLGRIAENIVAVELMRQERDIYYYKNKGEVDFLVRKGIGIETLLQVCMTGGENEETLQRELDAMKEGMENLETKTGILITEDLEKEFLFGKKRVTAIPLWKWLLR, via the coding sequence ATGCTTAATAACGTCAATGTGCTTGAAATACTGAGCAAATGGAACTCCTGGGACAGGACCTCTGTCGAGTCCGGGGTTCCAAGGCAAATAACCGGAGAAATCTCCGACTATCTGGATAGTCCGGAAGTCATTGTTCTTAAGGGGGTAAGACGGTCGGGAAAATCCACCATAATGTTCCAGGTCATGAATGCCCTGATGGCAAGGGGCATTTCATCCAAAAGCATCCTCTATATCAATTTCGAGGAGCCGTTTTTTGCGGAGCACAGGCGGCCGGACGTCTTTGAGCGGCTTTTCAATGCCTACAGGGAAGAGATAAACCCCACCGGGCGCGTTTATGTGTTTCTCGATGAAGTCCAGGAAATCCCTATGTGGGAAAAGTGGGTCAGGACTAAGGCAGATCTCAAGGAGGCCAAAATCTTTGTCACAGGCTCATCCTCAAAACTGCTCGGGACTGAATTCTCGACCCTGCTCACGGGAAGAAATATCTCCTTTACCGTATTTCCTTTGGCCTTCAGGGAATTCTTAAGTTTCAAGGGGTTTGATGATTTTTCGGACCCGGTCAGGCTCCTCAAGCACAAACCCCTCGTCAAAAATCTGCTCAGGGAATATATGCAGTTCGGCGGATTTCCGGAAGTGGTGTTAAGAGACCGGCCTGAGGCGAAGGAGAAGCTGCTCAAGCAGTATTTTGAAGACATACTGTATAAGGATGTGGTCTGGCGGTATCAGATCAGAGATGTCGCTACCCTTAAAAATATCGCCCTGCTCTGCATGGCCAACATCTCAAATCTCTTTTCTTACAATAAAATCAAGAACGCTTTGGGTGTGCCTCTTGATGTCGTACGTAGCTATTCCGGCTATATGGGAGAAGCGTACCTGATAAAGGAGGTGCTCAAACACTCTTTCAAGGTCAAAGAACAACTCAGAAACCCCAAGAAAATCTACGCCGTTGATATGGGATTGAGAAATGCAGTTTCCTATAGATTTTCGGAAGACCTGGGCCGAATAGCAGAGAACATCGTGGCCGTCGAACTGATGAGACAGGAAAGGGATATCTATTACTACAAGAACAAGGGCGAAGTTGATTTTCTGGTCAGAAAGGGGATAGGCATAGAAACACTCTTACAGGTGTGCATGACCGGTGGAGAAAACGAGGAGACCCTTCAGAGGGAACTGGATGCGATGAAGGAAGGCATGGAAAACCTGGAGACAAAGACGGGAATTCTTATCACGGAAGACCTGGAGAAAGAGTTCCTTTTTGGAAAAAAGCGAGTCACTGCGATTCCGCTCTGGAAATGGCTTCTTCGCTGA
- a CDS encoding KilA-N domain-containing protein translates to MSKVRKTTIEVKGTAITVLNFVTDDYISLTDIAKHKEPDRSDHVIQNWMRNRHTIEFLGVWERLNNIEFKPLEFEGFRKKFGFNPRRLR, encoded by the coding sequence ATGAGCAAGGTGAGGAAAACAACCATAGAAGTCAAGGGAACCGCTATTACTGTTCTCAACTTCGTTACTGACGACTATATTTCCCTGACGGATATCGCCAAACACAAAGAGCCGGATCGCTCGGATCATGTTATCCAAAACTGGATGAGAAACCGCCATACCATTGAGTTTTTAGGCGTATGGGAGCGGTTGAATAATATCGAATTTAAACCCCTCGAATTCGAGGGGTTTAGAAAAAAGTTTGGTTTCAACCCACGGCGCCTGCGCTGA
- a CDS encoding molybdenum cofactor biosynthesis protein MoaE, producing MDASKLIEKIKSHPKIADAGMILCHNGLVRATSRGGQKVSAVEVKVDQQRLAKVLQEIKKQPGIVEFLAEVREGRFSVGDDLMILVIAGDFRENVIAAMTEAINFIKKNVVTKKEIFAA from the coding sequence TTGGACGCAAGTAAGCTGATAGAAAAGATCAAATCTCATCCAAAAATTGCGGACGCGGGAATGATCCTGTGCCATAATGGCCTGGTGCGCGCGACTTCGCGCGGGGGACAGAAAGTCTCAGCCGTGGAAGTAAAAGTAGATCAACAAAGACTGGCAAAGGTCTTGCAGGAGATAAAGAAACAGCCCGGCATAGTTGAATTTTTGGCAGAGGTAAGGGAAGGCCGGTTTTCTGTCGGCGATGACCTGATGATCCTGGTCATCGCCGGTGATTTTCGGGAAAACGTGATTGCAGCTATGACGGAGGCGATAAATTTTATTAAAAAGAATGTGGTAACGAAAAAGGAGATCTTCGCTGCATGA
- a CDS encoding sulfide-dependent adenosine diphosphate thiazole synthase, producing the protein MPLDEIVISKAILNRYFEKFSSCMELDVAIVGAGPSGMLAAYRLAKAGRKVAIFERKLSIGGGMWGGGMLFNEIVVQKEGKRILDELGIRTADYEDGYYTADAVEAVTTLCSRACQAGARVFNCITVEDVMVRENRVCGLVINWTAVDMAGLHVDPLAIRAQYVVDATGHATEVMKVIERKVGANLLTETGRVIGEKSMWADIAEENTLKNTKEAFPGVFVTGMAANATFGSYRMGPIFGGMLLSGEKVAGLINEKLS; encoded by the coding sequence ATGCCGTTAGATGAAATTGTTATCAGCAAGGCTATATTAAACCGGTACTTTGAAAAATTCTCTTCTTGTATGGAATTAGATGTAGCCATAGTGGGCGCCGGGCCGTCCGGAATGCTTGCGGCTTATCGCCTGGCCAAGGCCGGAAGGAAGGTCGCCATATTCGAGCGCAAATTGAGTATAGGCGGAGGCATGTGGGGCGGTGGCATGCTTTTTAACGAGATAGTCGTGCAGAAGGAAGGAAAACGCATTTTAGACGAGCTGGGAATTAGAACGGCAGATTATGAAGACGGCTATTACACGGCAGATGCCGTGGAAGCGGTCACCACGCTCTGCTCTCGCGCCTGCCAGGCCGGAGCCCGGGTCTTTAACTGTATAACCGTGGAAGATGTTATGGTACGCGAAAACAGGGTGTGCGGGCTGGTAATAAATTGGACGGCCGTGGATATGGCCGGCCTTCACGTCGATCCCCTGGCTATACGGGCGCAGTATGTGGTGGACGCTACCGGACATGCCACCGAGGTCATGAAGGTTATCGAGCGAAAGGTGGGGGCTAATCTGCTTACGGAAACCGGTCGTGTTATCGGCGAAAAATCCATGTGGGCAGATATCGCCGAGGAAAATACACTGAAAAATACAAAGGAAGCCTTTCCGGGGGTATTTGTGACGGGCATGGCTGCCAATGCCACCTTTGGCTCTTACCGCATGGGTCCTATTTTTGGCGGGATGCTTCTTTCCGGGGAGAAAGTGGCCGGGCTAATCAACGAAAAGCTGTCTTAG